CAACAACCCGTACGACCACATGGTCTACGTGTGCGACCTGATCCCCGCTGGTCTGGGCAAGGTCCACTGGGTCGAGTAGTCACGCGCGCGCGGACGGTGCGCATGGCCAGGCGGGGACTACTGGCCAGCCGGAGTGCCCTGGGGCCGCGAGGTCCCGGGCGCGGGCGTGGGCTTCACGTCGGTGTTCTGACCCGCGACGATCTCCCACCGCTTGCCGTTCTTCTTCATCACGTAGCGCATGCGGGTCTTCAGCACGCCGGCCTCCGTGGGCTGTACGCCGGGAGGCAGCCCGGCATACCCGGTCACCACGTGCTCCATGTCCGTCACCGCCACGTCGCCACCGAGGAAGCGCACTCCGGTCACCGTCACCTGGGTCCGGCTGCCCTTGAAGAGTTTGTCGAAGACGAAGGCGTGCCGCGTCTCGATCTCCGCCCGGCCCTTGAAGACCGTTCCGACGATGTTGATGAACTCGGCATCCGGAGCGAAGTCCTTGCTCCATGCGGCCGCGTCCGAGCGGTTCCAGGCCTCGGTCTG
The sequence above is a segment of the Archangium lipolyticum genome. Coding sequences within it:
- a CDS encoding SgcJ/EcaC family oxidoreductase encodes the protein MKAFFHLMTTAAVALTFVLVPPATAESAKARGADEAAIRKLVADQTEAWNRSDAAAWSKDFAPDAEFINIVGTVFKGRAEIETRHAFVFDKLFKGSRTQVTVTGVRFLGGDVAVTDMEHVVTGYAGLPPGVQPTEAGVLKTRMRYVMKKNGKRWEIVAGQNTDVKPTPAPGTSRPQGTPAGQ